The Horticoccus luteus DNA window CGGCTGCAAGCGGCGAAAATGCCGCGCAAACACACACGCGAAACCGGCACCCAGCATGTTCTCCCAGAAATTCAGCCACGACGGCGCCCGCCGCGTGCACAACCCCCGCAGCAATTCGCGCAACACCTCCGGCCGCCGCCACGATTCATACGGGATCAGCCAGACCAACGTGCACAGCCGCCACTTGTTGAACCGCGTGACCGGCAGGCCCCGAAATGAGGTTTGCCCGCCCCACATCGAATAGAGGCGGAGATCCGCGCCCTGCGCGCGCATGGCGACGATCTCGCGCTGGAGAAACGTCTCCGTGGACTTCGGAAACGTAGTGAACAGGTAGGCGACGGTGCGGTTGCGCGAGGACAAGCCGCCACGTTCTAGCCGCCGCCGCCCAAGCGCCAAGCGCGAAGCGCGCGCGTTCACGGTTCTCGCGCCCTCCAAGCTCCGCGTAACGCGCGCGCGAAACCGCTCTCCCCTGTGGGCGGGGTGCCCTCACCCCGCAACCCCGCAACGCCTACGCTCCCCCGCACACGCGCGCGTGCACGTCGACGATGGCGTCTCCGATGTAATCCGCATCCTCGTCGGTGTAGAGCCAGCCGATGCCGATCGCCACAAAACGCTGGGTCAGCTCTTCCGTGCGCGGAAAATCCTCCGCGCGGTAGCCCGGCGCCGGCCAGGGTTTGAACTCCCGAAAAGGCGACAACGCCGGCACCTGCGCCCGCCCCGTTTTCACGTAGTCGCGCCCGTAGTGCGGATACGTCCCCGTGCGCTGCCCGCAGTTCACGTTGCGCGCATCCAAGTCCGCGCGAAACGCCGCCACTTGCTCCGCATCCCGCAGGAAAAAGTATAACTCGAAACCAAAATCTCCGTCCGGATCGGGCACGCGGCGGAGCGTGAGGCCCGGCAGCGCGGCGATTTTGGCGAGCACGCGGCGGCTCAGCCGGCGACAATGCGCCTTCATCGCGTCGCACTTGCGCAACTGCGCCAGCGCCACCGCCGCGGTGAGTTCCGACATGCGATACTGCCCGCCCGCAAACGCCGGCTCCTGCGCCGGCGCGATGGCCGCATGATACGGCCGGTAACTGCCCAAATCGTGCTGCCGCACCGCGCGTTCATAGAGGCGGTGATCGCGCATGACGAGCAAGCCGCCCTCGCCGGCCGTCATCACTTTGTTGTTTTGAAAACTAAACGTCCCGATATCGCCCCAGCTCCCCACGCGCCGCCCGCGATACGTCACGCCGGCCGACTGCGCGCAGTCTTCGATCACGTAGATGCCGCGCCGATGGGCCTCCTGCATGATCGGCTCCATCGCCGCGGCCACGCCTTGATAGTGCACCACGATCACGGCCCGCGTGCGGGGTGTGGCCAGACGCACAATCTCCTGCGGGGCCAGGTTCAACGTCTCGTCGATCTCGGCGAGCACCGGTCGCGCACCCACGCGCACGATGGCGGTGAAACACGAAATCCAGCTCCACGCCGTCACGATCACTTCATCGCCCGGGCCGATGCCGGCGGCCGCAAGGGCCACTTCCAGCGCCGCGGTGCCGCTGCTCACCGCGAGCGCGTAATCCACCTCCACCCAGGCGCGAAATTCCTTTTCCAGCTCCGCGGCCATCGGCGGCGGTTGCGCGGGATTCATCCCGTAATAACGGAACAGCTCCTTGCGCCGCAGCACGTCGAGCACCAGTCGCTCTTCCTCGGCGCCGATCGCGACGGCACCGAGCCCTTGCACCGGACGCGGACGAAGTGGATTCACACTCATGGCGTTCTGTTTTGCGCGCCGCTCACGAAGCGCAAACTCATTCGCCCGACGCCGTCCAAGTCACGGCTCTTTCAATCCGTGCGGCGCCCGACCCGACCACTTCTAGGCGTGCATGCCTTCGCCGGAAGACTCGCGGGGGAAGCGCGAGGAAGCTCCGTCCGCGTCCCGCAAAAACGGCAACGCCTCGCCCTCGCCGCTGAAATCGCCATCCGTCCGCCAACCCAAGCGCCGCAACATCCCCATCCCTCGCGCGCCCGCGGCGGCGCCGCCGCAAAAGACGAACGCGAGCAACGCCCCCGCGCACCAAAGCCAATGACGGTCCGAGACCACGGCGAGCACGATGGCGCCCAACGCCAGGCCGGAGACAACCCACTCGATCAACCGCTCGCCCGTCCAGCTGTGATCCAGCGCGCCTCGCTGCATGTCGTGCTCGGCGGCGTGTCGGCTCGAATGCGCCGCGTCGTCCAAGGCCCTCGCACGTCCACTTCCCCCGCACCCGGCCCCGAGCGCCGCCGTCGGGCCTTCGTTCGTCATTTTTCCGCCTTGAACTGCTTCCGCTGCCGCATTCTCCATGACGTTAGTTTAGCGATCGCGGAGCGCCGAGCCATCCGTGTTTCGCCCCTGAAATCCTTGGGGCATTCGCCCGAGGATACGGCCGTTTCGCAGCACTCGACCCTGCGCTCTCATGCGGGATGGATGGGCCGCGAAGACCGCTGTTTAATCTTTTGGCCCCGCTAACCGGTTGAATGTCAGTTCCTCGCGGTAAAATTCGCTATTGCGACTTGGAATTGTTCCAAACGCAGTTGAAACTTAGAACCATTCCAATTAGCTACCTCCGATCCCTTCATGTCCACCACCACGCACACGTTCAACCCCGACGATCTGGCTCAACGTTTGGCCGATAGCGGCCTTCGCGCCACCCCCCAGCGGGAAGTGGTGTTCGACGTGCTCCTCAACAAGCGGGATCACCCCACCGCGGACGAAGTTTTCGCCCGCGTCAAAGCCGCCAAACCCGGCATCTCCCTCGCCACCGTTTACAACTGCCTCGAAACGCTCGTGCAGTGCCGCCTCGTGCGCGCCGTCAATTTCGAACGCGGCCCCACCCGCTACTGCCCCAATCTTCATCCGCACGCCCATTTCCACGACGAAGGCACCGGCCAGACGCACGACGTCGATCTCCCTCCCGGCCTGCTCGATGAGGTGAAACGCATCCTCCCCGCGGGCTATGATGCCTCCTCGGTCGAGATTATTTTTCGCGGCTCCGCGCATACGCCCGGCGCGGCGACCGCCTGACCCGTTTCCACCGCTCAACCCATTTTTCCGCACATGTCCTCGCT harbors:
- a CDS encoding Fur family transcriptional regulator codes for the protein MSTTTHTFNPDDLAQRLADSGLRATPQREVVFDVLLNKRDHPTADEVFARVKAAKPGISLATVYNCLETLVQCRLVRAVNFERGPTRYCPNLHPHAHFHDEGTGQTHDVDLPPGLLDEVKRILPAGYDASSVEIIFRGSAHTPGAATA
- a CDS encoding DegT/DnrJ/EryC1/StrS family aminotransferase; the protein is MSVNPLRPRPVQGLGAVAIGAEEERLVLDVLRRKELFRYYGMNPAQPPPMAAELEKEFRAWVEVDYALAVSSGTAALEVALAAAGIGPGDEVIVTAWSWISCFTAIVRVGARPVLAEIDETLNLAPQEIVRLATPRTRAVIVVHYQGVAAAMEPIMQEAHRRGIYVIEDCAQSAGVTYRGRRVGSWGDIGTFSFQNNKVMTAGEGGLLVMRDHRLYERAVRQHDLGSYRPYHAAIAPAQEPAFAGGQYRMSELTAAVALAQLRKCDAMKAHCRRLSRRVLAKIAALPGLTLRRVPDPDGDFGFELYFFLRDAEQVAAFRADLDARNVNCGQRTGTYPHYGRDYVKTGRAQVPALSPFREFKPWPAPGYRAEDFPRTEELTQRFVAIGIGWLYTDEDADYIGDAIVDVHARVCGGA